The Pseudomonas eucalypticola genome has a window encoding:
- a CDS encoding NADP(H)-dependent aldo-keto reductase — MDYRRLGRTDINVSALCLGTMTWGEQNTEAEGFAQIERAKQAGINFIDTAEMYPVPPRPETYASTERIIGNYFKRTGDRAEWVLASKIAGPGNGIAHIRDGQLRHNRTHIVQALDASLKRLQTDWIDLYQLHWPERSTNFFGKLGYQHTQDELITPLEETLEALDEQVKAGKIRHIGLSNETPWGTMKFLQLAESRGWPRAVSIQNPYNLLNRSFEVGLAEIAIREQCGLLAYSPMAFGMLSGKFENGAKPAGARLTLFSRFSRYSNPQSVAACSRYVALAREHGLDPAQMALAFVTQQPFVTSNIIGATSLEQLDSNIASFGLKLTDEVLEGIEAIHKDQPNPAP; from the coding sequence ATGGATTATCGCCGACTGGGACGCACCGACATCAACGTCAGCGCCCTGTGCCTGGGCACCATGACCTGGGGCGAGCAGAACACCGAGGCAGAGGGCTTCGCGCAGATCGAACGGGCCAAGCAGGCCGGAATCAACTTCATCGACACGGCGGAAATGTACCCCGTGCCCCCGCGCCCGGAAACCTACGCCAGCACCGAACGCATCATCGGCAACTACTTCAAGCGCACCGGCGACCGCGCCGAGTGGGTACTGGCCAGCAAGATCGCCGGCCCCGGCAACGGCATCGCGCACATTCGCGACGGCCAGCTGCGCCACAACCGCACACATATCGTCCAGGCCCTGGATGCCAGCCTCAAGCGCCTGCAGACCGACTGGATCGACCTGTACCAGTTGCACTGGCCCGAGCGCAGCACCAACTTCTTCGGCAAGCTGGGCTACCAGCACACCCAGGACGAGCTGATCACCCCGCTGGAAGAAACCCTGGAAGCCCTGGACGAGCAGGTCAAGGCTGGCAAGATTCGCCACATCGGCCTGTCCAACGAAACGCCGTGGGGCACCATGAAGTTCCTGCAACTGGCCGAAAGCCGCGGCTGGCCGCGGGCGGTGTCGATCCAGAACCCCTACAACCTGCTCAACCGCAGCTTCGAAGTGGGCCTGGCGGAAATCGCCATTCGCGAACAGTGCGGCCTGCTGGCCTACTCGCCCATGGCGTTCGGCATGCTTTCGGGCAAGTTCGAGAACGGTGCCAAGCCTGCCGGCGCGCGCCTGACCCTGTTCAGCCGCTTCAGCCGCTATTCCAACCCGCAGAGCGTGGCTGCCTGCAGCCGTTACGTGGCCCTGGCCCGCGAGCACGGCCTGGACCCGGCGCAAATGGCCCTGGCGTTCGTGACCCAGCAGCCGTTCGTGACCAGCAACATCATCGGTGCCACCTCGCTGGAGCAACTGGACAGCAACATTGCCAGCTTTGGCCTGAAACTCACCGATGAAGTGCTGGAAGGCATCGAAGCCATCCACAAGGATCAACCAAACCCTGCCCCCTGA
- the rplM gene encoding 50S ribosomal protein L13 produces the protein MKTFTAKPETVKRDWFVVDAAGQTLGRLATEIASRLRGKHKPEYTPHVDTGDYIVVINAEQVRVTGAKTTDKMYYSHSGFPGGIKSINFQKLIAKAPERVIETAVKGMLPKNPLGRDMYRKLKVYAGAAHPHTAQQPQELKI, from the coding sequence ATGAAAACTTTTACTGCTAAACCGGAAACAGTAAAACGCGACTGGTTCGTCGTTGATGCTGCTGGTCAGACCCTGGGTCGTCTGGCTACTGAAATCGCGAGCCGTCTGCGTGGCAAGCACAAACCAGAATACACCCCTCACGTTGACACCGGTGACTACATCGTCGTCATCAACGCTGAGCAGGTTCGTGTCACTGGCGCTAAAACCACTGACAAAATGTACTACTCCCACTCCGGTTTCCCGGGCGGCATCAAGTCGATCAACTTCCAGAAGCTGATCGCCAAAGCCCCTGAGCGCGTGATCGAGACCGCGGTAAAAGGCATGCTGCCGAAGAACCCGCTGGGTCGCGACATGTACCGTAAGCTGAAAGTCTATGCGGGCGCTGCACACCCTCATACTGCTCAGCAGCCCCAAGAACTGAAGATTTAA
- a CDS encoding GlxA family transcriptional regulator, whose amino-acid sequence MASLRYGKQLGQGLTSLFETRLISPDGQPVMTFSGVQVPVDGTLEDADVIVLPAFWDDFDALCLRYPQVLPWLRQQHARGAVLCGEASGVFWLAEAGLLDGKEATTYWRFFGQFAERFPKVILNQDKHLTDADNLYCAAGTTSACDLYIYLIERFCGASVAQAVSRDILYEVQRNYTPGRMGFGGQKLHQDLLILQIQQWLEEHFADKFRFEDVAREHGMSIRNFMRRFQNATGDKPLHYLQRLRIETAKGLLSGSRKSIKTISYEVGYDDASFFARLFRQHTALSPNQYRQQFLQEA is encoded by the coding sequence CTGGCCAGCCTGCGCTACGGCAAGCAACTCGGCCAGGGCCTGACTTCATTGTTCGAAACCCGCCTGATCAGCCCCGACGGTCAACCCGTGATGACCTTCAGCGGCGTGCAGGTACCGGTGGACGGCACCCTGGAAGACGCCGACGTCATCGTGCTGCCTGCCTTCTGGGATGATTTCGACGCCCTGTGCCTGCGCTACCCGCAAGTGCTGCCCTGGTTGCGCCAACAGCATGCCCGCGGCGCGGTGCTGTGCGGCGAGGCCAGCGGCGTGTTCTGGCTGGCCGAGGCGGGCCTGCTGGACGGCAAGGAGGCCACCACCTACTGGCGCTTCTTCGGCCAGTTCGCCGAGCGGTTCCCCAAAGTGATCCTCAACCAGGACAAGCACCTGACCGATGCCGACAACCTGTACTGCGCGGCCGGCACCACTTCGGCCTGCGACCTTTACATTTACCTGATCGAGCGCTTCTGCGGTGCCAGCGTGGCCCAGGCGGTATCACGGGACATCCTCTATGAGGTGCAGCGCAACTACACCCCGGGACGCATGGGCTTCGGCGGGCAGAAATTGCACCAGGACCTGCTTATCCTGCAGATTCAGCAATGGCTGGAAGAACACTTCGCCGACAAGTTTCGCTTCGAGGACGTGGCGCGCGAACATGGCATGAGCATTCGCAACTTCATGCGCCGCTTCCAGAATGCCACCGGGGACAAGCCGCTGCATTACCTGCAACGGTTGCGGATAGAAACGGCCAAAGGCCTGCTGTCAGGCTCACGCAAAAGCATCAAGACCATCAGCTACGAGGTGGGCTACGACGACGCCAGCTTCTTCGCCCGGCTGTTCCGCCAGCATACGGCGCTGTCGCCGAACCAGTATCGGCAGCAGTTCCTGCAAGAGGCTTGA
- a CDS encoding tryptophan--tRNA ligase: MTTRILTGITTTGTPHLGNYAGAIRPAIVASRKSDADSFYFLADYHALIKCDDPLRIQRSRLEIAATWLAAGLDTDRVTFYRQSDIPEITELTWLLTCVAGKGLLNRAHAYKASVDKNVEAGEDPDAGVTMGLFSYPVLMAADILMFNAHQVPVGRDQIQHVEMARDIGQRFNHLFGNGREFFVMPEALIEEGVATLPGLDGRKMSKSYDNTIPLFTSAKDMKDAISRIVTDSRAPGEAKDPDTSHLFTLFQAFATPAQEAEFREALLQGLGWGEAKSRLFTLLDTELGEAREKYHQFIARPADLEDILLAGAAKARKVATPFLGELREAVGLRSFREQAQATTATKKKAAKAARFVSFRDEDGSFRFRLLGADGEQLLLSRNFADGKAAGQASKQLQSGAALDVRSEGNAFTVWLDDACVGESPAFADAATRDAAVEALRLALQPQQD; encoded by the coding sequence ATGACCACTCGTATCCTGACCGGCATCACCACCACTGGCACGCCCCATCTGGGCAACTACGCCGGTGCCATCCGCCCGGCCATCGTCGCCAGCCGCAAGAGCGACGCCGACTCGTTCTATTTCCTGGCCGACTACCACGCGCTGATCAAGTGCGACGATCCGCTGCGCATTCAGCGTTCGCGCCTGGAAATCGCCGCCACCTGGCTGGCTGCCGGCCTGGATACCGACCGTGTGACGTTCTACCGCCAGTCCGATATTCCCGAGATCACCGAGCTGACCTGGCTGCTGACCTGCGTGGCCGGCAAGGGCCTGCTCAACCGTGCCCACGCCTACAAGGCGTCGGTGGACAAGAACGTCGAGGCCGGTGAAGACCCGGACGCGGGCGTCACCATGGGGTTGTTCAGCTACCCGGTGCTGATGGCCGCCGACATCCTGATGTTCAACGCCCACCAGGTGCCGGTCGGACGTGACCAGATCCAGCACGTGGAAATGGCCCGTGACATCGGCCAGCGCTTCAACCACCTGTTCGGCAACGGCCGCGAGTTCTTCGTGATGCCCGAAGCGCTGATCGAAGAGGGCGTGGCCACGCTGCCGGGGCTGGATGGGCGCAAAATGTCCAAGAGCTACGACAACACCATCCCGCTGTTCACCAGCGCCAAGGACATGAAAGACGCCATCTCGCGCATCGTCACCGACTCGCGCGCGCCGGGCGAGGCGAAAGATCCGGACACCTCGCACCTGTTCACCCTGTTCCAGGCCTTCGCCACCCCGGCCCAGGAAGCTGAGTTCCGCGAGGCGCTGCTTCAGGGCCTGGGCTGGGGCGAGGCCAAGAGCCGCCTGTTCACCTTGCTCGATACCGAACTGGGCGAAGCCCGCGAGAAGTATCACCAGTTCATCGCACGCCCGGCCGACCTGGAAGACATTCTCCTGGCCGGCGCCGCCAAGGCCCGCAAAGTGGCCACGCCGTTCCTCGGCGAGCTGCGCGAGGCCGTGGGCCTGCGTTCGTTCCGTGAGCAGGCCCAGGCCACCACGGCGACGAAGAAGAAGGCCGCCAAGGCCGCCCGTTTCGTCAGCTTCCGTGATGAAGACGGCAGCTTCCGTTTCCGCTTGCTGGGCGCCGATGGTGAGCAACTGCTGCTGTCGCGCAATTTTGCCGACGGCAAGGCGGCCGGCCAGGCCAGCAAGCAACTGCAAAGTGGTGCCGCGCTGGACGTGCGTAGCGAAGGCAATGCCTTCACCGTATGGCTGGACGACGCCTGCGTGGGGGAAAGCCCCGCGTTCGCCGACGCCGCCACCCGCGACGCCGCGGTAGAGGCTCTGCGCCTTGCCTTGCAGCCCCAACAGGATTAA
- the zapE gene encoding cell division protein ZapE, with the protein MTPLERYQADLKRPEFFHDAAQETAVRHLQRLYDDLIAAHDSKPGLFGKLFSKKEQAPVKGLYFWGGVGRGKTYLVDTFFEALPFKEKVRTHFHRFMKRVHEEMRTLKGEKNPLTVIAKRFSEEARVICFDEFFVSDITDAMILGTLMEELFKNGVTLVATSNIVPDGLYKDGLQRARFLPAIALIKQNTEIVNVDSGVDYRLRHLEQAELFHYPLDEAAADSLRKSFKALTPECTQAVENDKLIIENREIIALKTCDDVAWFDFRELCDGPRSQNDYIELGKIFHAVLLSGVEQMGVATDDIARRFINMVDEFYDRNVKLIISAEVELKDLYTGGRLTFEFQRTLSRLLEMQSHEFLSRAHKP; encoded by the coding sequence ATGACGCCTCTAGAACGATATCAAGCTGACCTCAAACGCCCCGAGTTCTTCCATGATGCTGCGCAGGAAACGGCAGTGCGTCACCTTCAACGTCTCTACGACGACCTGATCGCCGCGCACGACAGCAAGCCGGGCCTGTTCGGCAAGCTGTTCAGCAAGAAGGAACAGGCGCCGGTCAAGGGCCTGTACTTCTGGGGCGGCGTGGGGCGGGGCAAGACCTACCTGGTGGACACTTTCTTCGAGGCGCTGCCGTTCAAGGAAAAAGTGCGTACCCACTTCCACCGCTTCATGAAGCGCGTACACGAGGAAATGCGCACCCTCAAAGGCGAGAAGAACCCGCTGACCGTGATCGCCAAGCGCTTTTCGGAAGAGGCACGGGTGATTTGCTTCGATGAGTTCTTCGTCTCCGACATCACCGATGCCATGATCCTGGGCACCTTGATGGAAGAGCTGTTCAAGAACGGCGTGACCCTGGTGGCCACTTCCAACATCGTGCCGGACGGCCTGTACAAGGACGGCCTGCAGCGCGCCCGTTTCCTGCCGGCCATTGCCCTGATCAAGCAGAACACCGAGATCGTCAATGTCGACAGCGGCGTGGACTATCGCCTGCGCCACCTGGAGCAGGCCGAACTGTTCCATTACCCGCTCGACGAAGCGGCTGCCGACAGCCTGCGCAAGAGCTTCAAGGCGCTCACCCCCGAGTGCACCCAGGCGGTTGAAAACGACAAGCTGATCATCGAGAACCGCGAAATCATCGCGCTGAAGACCTGTGACGACGTGGCCTGGTTCGACTTCCGCGAACTGTGCGACGGCCCGCGCAGCCAGAACGACTACATCGAACTGGGCAAGATCTTTCACGCCGTGCTGCTCAGTGGCGTGGAGCAGATGGGCGTGGCGACCGACGACATCGCGCGGCGCTTCATCAACATGGTGGACGAGTTCTACGACCGCAACGTGAAGCTGATCATCTCGGCCGAGGTGGAGTTGAAAGACCTGTACACCGGCGGTCGCCTGACGTTCGAATTCCAGCGGACCCTGAGCCGGCTGCTGGAAATGCAGTCGCACGAATTCCTGTCGCGCGCACACAAGCCATAA
- a CDS encoding alpha/beta hydrolase, with amino-acid sequence MLIRETPIFIDGPQGQLEALYLDTAEARGVALICHPNPVQGGTMLNKVISTLQRTARDAGFVTLRFNYRGVGQSAGSHDMGNGEIDDAQAAAAWLCRQHPDLPLTLLGFSFGGFVAASLGGRLEAAGQSVRHLFMIAPAVMRLGPEHSLPVGGTLTVVQPETDEVVDPALVYAWSEQLQRPHELLKVAECGHFFHGKLTDLKDRVLPRLSN; translated from the coding sequence TTGCTGATCCGCGAAACCCCTATTTTCATCGATGGCCCCCAAGGCCAGCTGGAAGCGCTCTACCTGGATACCGCCGAGGCGCGGGGCGTTGCCCTGATCTGCCACCCGAACCCGGTACAGGGGGGCACCATGCTCAACAAGGTCATCTCGACCTTGCAGCGCACGGCGCGCGATGCCGGTTTTGTAACCTTGCGTTTCAACTACCGCGGCGTTGGCCAAAGCGCCGGCAGCCACGACATGGGCAATGGCGAGATCGACGATGCCCAGGCGGCCGCGGCGTGGCTGTGCCGCCAGCACCCTGATCTACCCCTGACCCTGCTGGGCTTCTCGTTCGGCGGGTTCGTTGCCGCCAGCCTGGGCGGCCGCCTGGAAGCGGCTGGCCAGAGCGTGCGGCACCTGTTCATGATCGCCCCGGCCGTGATGCGCCTGGGGCCTGAGCATAGCCTGCCGGTGGGCGGCACGCTGACCGTGGTGCAGCCCGAAACCGACGAAGTGGTGGACCCGGCCCTGGTGTATGCCTGGTCCGAGCAGCTGCAACGCCCCCATGAGCTGCTGAAAGTGGCAGAATGCGGACACTTTTTTCATGGCAAGCTGACCGACCTGAAAGATCGGGTCCTGCCACGCCTTTCGAACTGA
- a CDS encoding YhcB family protein — translation MEHSLLVWLLPTIALVVGVVIGLVVARLVPNAAPSSTQRQLDEIQERFDSYQNDVVTHFNTTASLVKKMTQSYQEVQEHLAEGANQLALDELTRQRLLAALHAEPAGPRERLTPPRDAEPPRDYAPKAPNSPGMLDEQYGLKRK, via the coding sequence GTGGAACACTCGCTCTTAGTTTGGTTGTTGCCGACTATCGCCCTCGTCGTGGGTGTCGTGATTGGCCTGGTCGTCGCCCGCCTCGTGCCCAATGCCGCCCCCAGCAGCACTCAGCGCCAGCTGGACGAGATTCAGGAACGCTTCGACAGCTATCAGAATGACGTGGTCACCCACTTCAACACAACGGCTTCGCTGGTCAAGAAGATGACCCAGAGCTACCAGGAAGTGCAGGAACACCTGGCCGAGGGCGCCAACCAGCTGGCCCTCGACGAGCTGACCCGCCAGCGCCTGCTGGCGGCCCTGCACGCCGAACCGGCCGGCCCGCGCGAACGCCTCACGCCGCCACGCGACGCCGAGCCGCCGCGCGACTACGCGCCCAAGGCGCCGAACTCGCCCGGCATGCTGGACGAGCAGTACGGGCTCAAGCGCAAGTAA
- the rpsI gene encoding 30S ribosomal protein S9, whose translation MSATQNYGTGRRKTATARVFLRPGTGNISINNRSLDTFFGRETARMVVRQPLELTETTEKFDIYVTVIGGGVSGQAGAIRHGITRALMQYDETLRGALRKAGYVTRDAREVERKKVGLRKARKRPQYSKR comes from the coding sequence ATGTCGGCGACTCAAAATTACGGCACTGGCCGTCGCAAGACTGCAACCGCACGCGTTTTCCTGCGTCCGGGCACTGGCAACATCTCCATCAACAACCGTTCCCTGGACACGTTCTTCGGCCGTGAAACTGCCCGCATGGTAGTTCGTCAGCCGCTGGAACTGACCGAGACCACCGAGAAGTTCGACATCTACGTCACCGTTATCGGTGGTGGTGTCAGCGGTCAAGCCGGTGCTATCCGTCACGGTATCACCCGTGCCCTGATGCAATACGACGAGACCCTGCGTGGCGCCCTGCGTAAAGCTGGCTACGTCACTCGTGACGCTCGTGAAGTTGAACGTAAGAAAGTCGGTCTGCGTAAAGCGCGTAAGCGTCCGCAGTACTCGAAGCGTTAA
- a CDS encoding cytochrome b, with amino-acid sequence MSKFMAWVDARFPATKMWEEHLTKYYAPKNFNFFYFFGSLALLVLVNQIVTGVWLTMSFTPSAEEAFASVEYIMRDVSYGWILRYLHSTGASAFFIVVYLHMFRGLLYGSYKKPRELVWIFGMLIYLALMAEAFMGYLLPWGQMSYWGAQVIISLFGAIPVIGNDLTQWIRGDYLISGITLNRFFALHVIALPIVILGLVVLHILALHEVGSNNPDGIEIKKLKDENGVPLDGIAFHPYYTVKDIVGVVVFLFVFCSIVFFFPEMGGYFLEKPNFEQANAFKTPEHIAPVWYFTPFYAILRAVPDKLLGVMSMGAAIAVLFVLPWLDRSPVKSMRYKGWVSRLALTLFCVSFMTLGYLGVQPPTPERTLVSQVCTVLYFAYFLLMPFYTRFERTKPVPERVTG; translated from the coding sequence ATGAGCAAATTCATGGCCTGGGTGGATGCCCGCTTCCCCGCCACCAAGATGTGGGAAGAGCACCTCACCAAATACTACGCGCCGAAGAACTTCAACTTCTTCTATTTCTTCGGGTCCCTGGCGCTGCTGGTGCTGGTCAACCAGATAGTCACCGGTGTGTGGCTGACCATGAGCTTCACGCCTTCGGCTGAGGAGGCGTTCGCCTCGGTCGAGTACATCATGCGCGACGTGTCCTACGGCTGGATCCTGCGTTACCTGCACTCCACGGGCGCGTCGGCGTTCTTCATCGTCGTTTACCTGCACATGTTCCGTGGCCTGCTGTACGGCTCCTACAAGAAGCCCAGGGAGCTGGTGTGGATCTTCGGCATGCTGATCTACCTGGCGTTGATGGCCGAGGCGTTCATGGGCTACCTGCTGCCGTGGGGGCAGATGTCCTATTGGGGCGCGCAGGTGATCATTTCCCTGTTCGGCGCCATTCCGGTGATCGGCAATGACCTGACCCAATGGATACGCGGTGACTACCTGATCTCCGGCATCACCCTGAACCGTTTCTTCGCCCTGCATGTGATCGCGTTGCCCATCGTCATCCTGGGGCTGGTGGTGCTGCACATCCTGGCGCTGCACGAGGTGGGGTCGAACAACCCGGACGGCATCGAGATCAAGAAGCTCAAGGACGAAAACGGGGTGCCGCTGGACGGCATCGCCTTCCATCCCTACTACACGGTGAAGGATATCGTCGGCGTCGTGGTGTTCCTGTTCGTGTTCTGCTCCATCGTGTTCTTCTTTCCGGAAATGGGCGGGTACTTCCTGGAAAAGCCCAATTTCGAGCAGGCCAACGCCTTCAAGACCCCTGAACATATCGCTCCGGTTTGGTACTTCACGCCGTTCTACGCCATCTTGCGGGCGGTGCCGGACAAGCTGCTGGGGGTCATGTCCATGGGCGCGGCCATCGCCGTGCTGTTCGTGCTGCCGTGGCTGGACCGCAGCCCGGTCAAGTCCATGCGCTACAAGGGCTGGGTCAGCCGGTTGGCGCTGACCCTGTTCTGTGTGTCGTTCATGACCTTGGGGTACCTCGGCGTACAGCCGCCCACGCCTGAGCGAACGCTGGTGTCCCAGGTGTGCACGGTGCTGTATTTCGCTTATTTCCTGCTGATGCCGTTCTACACCCGCTTCGAGCGAACCAAACCGGTACCGGAAAGGGTGACTGGCTGA
- the petA gene encoding ubiquinol-cytochrome c reductase iron-sulfur subunit, giving the protein MSNDGVNAGRRRFLVAATSVVGAAGAVGAAVPFVGSWFPSAKAKAAGAPVKFNISKVEPGQQVIAEWRGQPVFVVRRTDEILANLGKIEDRLSDPESKNSTQPAYVDPKLRSIKPQVLIVIGICTHLGCSPTFRPEVAPADLGKDWVGGYFCPCHGSHYDLAGRVYKSQPAPLNLAVPPHSYESDDVIVIGVDQEKA; this is encoded by the coding sequence ATGAGCAATGACGGCGTGAATGCAGGCCGGCGTCGCTTCCTCGTAGCGGCCACATCCGTGGTTGGCGCAGCGGGAGCGGTAGGGGCTGCGGTCCCGTTCGTCGGGTCTTGGTTCCCCAGCGCCAAGGCCAAGGCCGCGGGGGCGCCAGTCAAGTTCAACATCAGCAAGGTCGAGCCCGGCCAGCAGGTCATCGCCGAATGGCGCGGCCAGCCGGTGTTCGTGGTGCGCCGCACCGACGAGATACTGGCCAACCTGGGCAAGATCGAAGACCGTCTTTCCGACCCCGAGTCCAAGAACTCCACCCAGCCTGCCTACGTCGACCCCAAGCTGCGCTCCATCAAGCCGCAGGTACTGATTGTCATCGGTATCTGCACGCACCTGGGCTGTTCGCCGACTTTCCGCCCCGAGGTGGCCCCCGCCGACCTGGGCAAGGACTGGGTAGGCGGTTATTTCTGCCCTTGCCACGGTTCCCACTATGATCTCGCCGGCCGGGTATACAAATCCCAGCCTGCGCCGCTGAACCTGGCGGTGCCACCGCATTCGTACGAGTCGGACGACGTGATTGTCATCGGCGTTGACCAGGAGAAAGCGTGA